GTGTCGGCGGCCACCATCGAGGCGATCCGCTGCTCCATGGACGGCGTGCGCACCCGGGAAAACCAGGCGTTGTCGGCGAAGTTGTCGAGCCTGTCCAACGCCATTGCCGGCGGCCCGTACATCGGCCTGCTCGGCACCGTGCTGGGGATCATGGTGGTGTTCCTCGGCACCGCCATGGCCGGTGACGTCAACATCAACGCCATCGCCCCGGGCATGGCCGCCGCGCTGCTGGCCACCGCCATGGGCCTGTTCGTCGCCATCCCGGCGCTGTTCGGCTACAACCGCCTGACCACCCGCAACCGCGAAGTCAGCGCCGACATGCGGGTGTTCGTCGACGAGTTCATCACCCGCCTGGCCGAGCTGCATGGCCAGGGCCAGGCCGGCGAAGCCGCGCAGCGCAGCAGCGCGCGCGGCGTCAGCCCGTCGGTTCCAGCGTGAGGGCGCAGCCATGGCATCCGTGAACAACGCCCATGACGACGACACCGACGCGGCCGTGGACAGCATCAACATCACCCCGCTGGTGGATGTGCTCATGGTGGTGCTGGTGATGTTCATCCTCACCGCCACCGCGCAGGTCTCGGGGATCCAGGTGCAACTGCCCAAGGCCAGCGCCTCGGTGTCGCTGGCCCAGCCCAAGACCAAGGCGATCTCGATCAACGACGCCGGCCAGGTGTTCCTCGACGCCTACCCGGTGACCTTGCAGGAGCTCGAGGACCGCCTGCGCAGCGAGAAGGCGCGCAACCCGGACTTCCCGCTGATCGTGCGCGGCGATGCCGGGGTGCAGTACCAGAAGGTGGTCGAGGTGCTCGACCTGCTGCGTCGCCTCGAACTGGCCCAAGTTGGGCTGGTTACCGGCAAGCCGAACCAGGGGTGAGGGCGGGTATGCACGCTAAAGCCAACCCCCGTCGCCTGCTGAGCTGGGCCGTGCTTGCCGTGGCCGGCGTAGGCCTGGCCTGGCTGCTGTGGCAGTGGGCCAACGACATGGCCGGGGTGCGCCGCGAGGCGCCCAAGGTGCCGGCGATCATCCCGCTGCCACCGCCGCCGCCACCGCCGCCACCGCCGCCGGAGCCACCGAAGCCGCCGGAGCCGCCGGTGGAGGAAAAGCTCGTCGAGCCACAACCGGTGCCGGAGGCCGAAGAGGTCAAGCCGGCCGAAGCGGCGCCGGACCCGGCCCAGGACCTGGCCGACCCCATGCAGATGGACGGCGACGCGCAGGCCGGCAGCGACAGTTTCAACGTCGGCGCCGGCAAGGGCGGCGGCATGGCCGGCGCTGGCGGCGGGGGCCTGGGCAGCGGCACCTACAGCCAGTACCTGGCCTACGCCTTCCAGCGCTTGCTGCGCGACAACCCCGAGCTGCGCAACCTGGTGTTCAACCTGCAGGCCGAGATCTGGCTCAGCGCCGCCGGGGAAATCACCCGGGTCGAGCTGCTGCGCGGCAGTGGCGAGCCTGAGGTCGATGCCCAGGTGCTCGCCGCCCTGCGCGCCGCCCGCGCCCTCGACCAGCGCCCGCCCGCCAGCCTCACCTTGCCGGTGAAAATCGCCCTGCAGGGGCGCCGGCCATGAACAACGCAGCCGCACAGACCAACAGGAGTTGCACACCCATGAAGTGCCCAGTGAACCGATTGACCCTGGCGCTCGGCCTGCTGGCCGCCGCCACCGCGGTCGGTCCGGCCGTCGCCCACGCCTCGCCGTCGGAAAACGCGACCGTCAACCTGATCCGCCTGCTGGTGGAGCAGGGCGTGCTCAAGCAGGACAAGGCCGCTGCCTTGATCGCCCAGGCCGAGCGCGAGGCCCAGCAGGCGCGTGCCGCCAGCAGCGCGCCCATCGTCGCCCAGGCCCCGGCGGCCAACGGCGAGGTGCGGGTGCAGTATGTGCCGGCCATCGTGCGCCAGCAGATCCGCGACGAGATCAAGGCCGAGGTGCTGAACACCGCCAAGCAGGAACAATGGGCCGCGCCCAATAGCTTCCCCGACTGGGCTTCGCGCATCAGCTTCGATGGCGACCTGCGCCTGCGCGGCGAATCGCGCTCATATGCCGACAGCAACAGCAACGAGATCGTCGACTTCGCCAAGCTCAACGACAAGGGCCCCTACGACGTCAATCCCAACAGCAGTTCGAGCCTGCCGCCGCTGCTCAACACCCGCGAGGACCGCGACAGCATCCTGCGTCTGCGCGCGCGCTTCGGCCTCAAGGCGCAACTGGCCGAGCACTGGGTGGCGGGCATCCGCATCGCCACCGGCTCCAACAACAACCCGGTGTCGACCACCCAGAACCTCGGTGGCGGCTTCGGCAAGAAAGACCTGTGGCTCGACCAGGGCTATGTCAGCTGGAGCCCGAGCGAGCGCCTGACGCTGACCGGCGGGCGTATCGCCAACCCGTTCATGTCCACCGATATTCTTTATTCCCACGACCTCAACTTCGACGGCCTGGCGGCGATCTTCGACCAGCCGCTGAATCGCGACCTCAGCGTGTTCGGTACCGTCGGCGCGTTCCCGGTGCAGTACAGCGACGACAACGCCACCAGCAATGGTTTCGACAAGCAAGACAGCGACAACAAATGGCTGTATGGCGCCCAGCTCGGCGCCAAGTGGGCGATCAACGAGCACAACCGGCTCAAGGGCGCGGCCGCCTACTACCGCTTCGACGATATCGTCGGCGAGCGTTCAAGCCCCTGCGCGCCCTGGGATGGCCAACCCGGCTGCGACACCGACGAGACCCGCCCGACCTTCATGCAGAAGGGCAACACGGTGTTCCTGCTGCGCGATATCACGCCGAACCCGGCCAACCCGGCCGCCACGGCGCAGCCGCAGTTCGTCGGTATCGCCTCGCAGTTCGAGCTGCTCGACCTGAACCTGGTCTGGGACAGCGACCTGCCCCATGACTTCAAGCTGCGCAGCCAGGCCAACTACATCCACAACCTGGCCTACGACGAAGGCGAGATGCGCAAGCGCTCGGCCGGCCAACTGGCCAACAACGTCGATGAAAACGGCAACATCAAGAGCGGCAGCGACGCCTGGATGTTCCAGTTCACCCTGGGCAACGCCCTGGACATGCGCAAGGCGGGCGACTGGAACCTGTTCGCCGGCTACAAGCGCATCGAGCCCGATGCGCTGCCGGACGGCTTCAACGACTCCAGCTTCCACCTGGGGGGCACCAACGCCAAGGGTTATTTCCTCGGCGGCAACTACGGCCTGGCCGACAACGTCTACGCTACAGCGCGCTGGCTGAGCAGCGAGGCGGTCTACGGCGCGCCGTTTGATATCGATGTGCTACAACTTGAAGTCAACACGCGTTTCTAGGGAAGGAGCACGGGCATGAACAAGGGAGCTTACCGCCGTCGCTGTACCTGGCTGATGCTGGCCCTGGGCGTAAGCCTGGCGGCCTCGGTGTCGGCCGATACCCTCGAGGAACGCCTGCGCGCCCAACTGCGCAGCACCACCCAGCAACTTCAGGCGCTGCAGAGCGAACAGGCCCAGGCCAGCGCCGCCCGCCAGGCCGCCGAGCAGCAGCGCGATGCCGCCCTGGGCCAGGTGCGCGAGCTCACCGCGCAGTTGGCCAAGGCCCGCGGCCAGAGCGAGCAACTGGCCGGGCAGCAGCAGGCCGTGCACAGCCAGGCCCAGGCCCTGGTGGCCAGCAGCAACGCGCAGCTGCACAAGTACAAGCAAGCCTATGACGAACTGCTGGGCATGGCGCGGGCCGAGCAAAGCGAACGCGCCGGCCTGCAGGCGCAACTGGCCGAGCGCGATGGCCAGGTGCAGCAGTGCCAGGCGCGCAACCAGCAGATGTACGCGGTGGCCAAGCAGATGCTGGCCGCCTACGAGAAGGTCGATATCGCCGATGTGGTGAAGATGCGCCAGCCGTTCGCAGGTGGTGCCCGGGTGCGCTTCGAGGAGCTGGCCCAGGCCTATGGCGACAAACTCTACGAAAGCCAGTTCGACGCCCCAGCGGGCGTGACCCAGTGATGTTTTCTCAACGCAAGGAAGTAAGCACATGACCGCAGTCACCCTGATCGAAACCGTTAGCGCCGACTCCCTGACCCAGCTGCTGCAGGACGCCGGCTGCCGGGTCAATCGCACCGAACAGAACGCCGTGGTGCAACTGCTTAGCGCCAGCCAGGGCGTGGGCTATGCCGTACGCTTCGGCAACCGTGCCGTGGGCAAGGAGGGCGAGTTCCTCGACTTCACCTTCAGTTGCGCCCTGCGCATCCAGGGCGAGCTGCCGGCGGGCCTGGCCGAGCACTGGAACGCCAGCCGTCGCTTCGCCCGCCTGTCGGTGCAGGGCGAGTTCCTGGTGATGGAACAGGACGTGGTGGTCGCCGACGGCGTCAGCCAGCAGCACCTGCTGGGCAGCCTGGTGCTGTGGGATCGGTTGCTGCAGGAACTGATCGTCTACCTGCGCGACTACAGCCGCAACGTCGCCGACCCGCAGCCGGCCCAGGTCGGCGCAGACCAAGAGCACGCCTCGTGACGGCGCGCACTTTCTGGGCCAGCGCCGGCGCGCTGGCCGTGGTCGCGGTGGCGGTCGCCCTGGCCTTGCGCCCGGGCGATGAACCGGTGGCGGCGGCGCGCTCGGCGTCGGCGTCCTTGCAGGCCAGCAGCGACAGCGGCCCGGCCCTGGCCAGCCTGGGCCAGCAGAAGGTCGGCAGCGGTGAGCTCAAGGCCCTGATTGCGCAGTTGCCCGAAGACGCCCGGGCCAACCTGCGCGGTGATCGCCCGGCCCTGGAGGCATGGATCCGCGCGCGCCTGGCGGAAAAGGCCCTGTACCAGCAGGCCGAAGCCCAGGGCTGGTTGCAACGGCCCGAGATCCAGGCACAGACCCGCGCGGCCACCGAGCAGATCGTGCTGCGCGACTACCTGAACTCGGTGAGCCAGGTGCCCGACGACTACCCCAGCGAGGCTGAGCTCAAGCAGGCCTACGAGACCGGCAAGGCCGGGCTGCAACTACCGGTGCGCTACCGCCTGAGCCAGATCTTCCTGCGGCTGGAGAACCCCAGGGATGACGAGGCGCTGCGCAAGCAGGCTCAGGCCCTGGCCAAGCAGGCCCAGGCCGGCGATGCCGATTTCGCCGCGCTGGCCCGTGAGCACTCGCAGGATGCCGGCACTGCCGCCAAGGGCGGCGACACCGGCCTGCAAGCCTTGGCGCAATTGTTGCCCGAGGTGCGCGGGGTGGTGCCCAGGCTCAAGGTTGGCGCGGTCAGCGAGCCGGTGCAGAGCGCGGCGGGGTACCACATCATCAAGCTGGTCGAGCAGCAGCCGGCGCGTGCGGCGACGCTCGAGGAGGTCGCCCCGCGCCTGCGCCAGCTGCTGCGTGCCCAGCGCCAGGAACAGGTGGCCAAGGCCTACGTCGAAGGCATGTTCGACAGCGCCACCCTGAGTATCGATGGCGCGGCGCTCAACCAGGTGCTCGAGAGCAGCCGCTGAACCTCAACAACCATGGAAGAACCGGGCCTGCCCAGGCAGGCCCGCGGGAGGCGAGGGATGCCGATCGATCTGTCCCGGGGGCGACCCCCGGAAACTGCCATGCCTGTCGTTCGCCCCCAGGTGCCGTTGGCCCTGGACGAACAGACCCTCAACTGTTTTCTGGTCACCGCCCGTTGCGGCTGCTTCATGCAGGCGGCGCGGCGGTTGAACCTCAAGCCGGTGGCGCTGCGCAAACGCCTGGCAGCGCTGGAAGCGCGCCTGGGCTACAGCCTGTTCGTCAACCGCAACAACAACCCAGTGCTCAGCCAGCAGGGCGAACGTTTGCTGCTGGTGCTGCAGGCCCGCGAGCCCGCGGTGCCGGCGAAGTTGCCGCAGGAGGCGGGCGCCCGGGTGCGCCTGGCGGTGGCCGAACCGCTGTTGCAGGACCTGCTGGGGCGCAACCTGATCAACTTCGTGCGCCAGCATGCGGGCATGCGCCTGGAGGTGGCCACGCTCGACGGCTGCCAGGCGCCGCAGCCAGGCGCTGACATCGCGCTCTGGCTGGGCGACCTGCAACCGGCTAGCTGCACCCAGGGTGGCGCGCCCGAGGCGTTGGCCACGCTGGACTATCTACCGCATATTGCCAAGCGCTATGCCCGCGAGGCGAATCGGCCGAGCAGCCTGTCCGACTTGCAGGACTACATGCTGGTGCAGTGGCAGGGCGAGGTGGGCGTCGAGGCGCTGAGGCCTTGGCAGGCCCTGCTGCAGAGCCGTAGCGCCGGGGTGACGCAGATCCAGGACTACGAGATGTACTGCCAGTTGATCAAGTGCAGTGCCAGCGTGGGCTTGCTAGCGCACTATGCCGGGCACCTGGACCGTGGCCTGCTGGCATTGCCGGGGCTGTTCGGCGAGCCGATGCGCCGTCGGGTCTGGCTGGCGGTCAACGCCGACACCGAGGGTGACCCCTTGGTGCAAGTGATGGTCGCGGCGATCCGCGCCGCGTTCGACGAGCGCCGCGAGTGGTTCCGATAGACCTGCGGCCACCCGCACCGGTAGGCGCCAGCCTTGCTGGCGAAGCAGGCGACGGGTTGGCTGGGCTGGCAAGGTGGTCAGCCGGCCTTGCGCAAGGTCAGGTTGATCCGCCGCTCGCCCATGCGCGGGTGCACGCCCGGCTTGATCGGCAGTACCCCATGAAAGCGCAACCGGTCCTCGCCGCCCCACACCAGCACATCGCCATGGTTCAGGGCGATGCGCTGGGTGCGGTCCGCGCGCTGCATGCCGCCGAACAGGAACACCGCCGGCAACCCCAGGGAAATCGACACGATCGGCTGCCCGTAGTCCTGCTCGTCGCGGTCCTGGTGCAAGCTCAGGCGCGTGCCGGGCAAGTAATGGTTGACCAGGCAGGCATCCGCCACGAACCCCTCGAAACCGGCCAGCGCCGCCGCCCGTGCGGCCAGTGCCAGCAGCATGGGCGGTAGTGCTGGCCACGGCTTGCCACTGAGCGGGTCCGTGGCGCTGTAGCGGTAGCCTTCGGCATCGCTGACCCAGCCCAGTGCCCCGCAATTGGTCAGCGCAACCGCCATGTGCTGCCCGCCCGGCGTGCGCATGTGCCGAAACGGCGCCGCGCGCAGCACCGGGCGCAGGGCGTCGAGCAGGGCCTCGAGCTCGGCCAGGGCGAAGCCGGGCAGCAGCACGGTATGGCTGGCCAGGCGTTGCGGCTGGGTGCCGAACAGGTCGAGGTCGGATTGGATCATGGCGCACCTGGACGCGAGAGTTGCCGAGCATTCTATCCCCTTCATGAATTTTTAATTAGCCCGCTAATCAAGGCTTTGACATTCACTGCCTAGGCAGTAATATTTGTACACAATTGCCCGAGCAGATCCTCCATGTCCCATTTCACCCCGGAAAACTTCCAGACCTGCACCATCGGCATGCTGCTTGGCCGCGCCGCGCTGCTCAAGGACCGTATCCTCGACTGGCACCTGGAAGCCGACGGGGTCACTGCCGCGCAGTTCAAGGTGTTGATCATCGTCACCCAGTACCAGGTCGATACCCCGGCCGAGCTGTGCCGTTACCTGGGCCTGGACAGTGGTTCGATGACGCGCATGCTCGACCGCCTTGAACACAAGGGCCTGATCCTGCGCCACCGCTGTCCCGACGACCGTCGCCAGGTGCGCCTGGCGCTTACCGCCGACGGCCAGCGCCTGGCCGATCGCCTGCCCCAGGTAGGCGCGGCGGCAATGAACGAGCTGGTCGGGGTGCTTGAGGCGCAGGAGCTGAAAACCCTCGAAGGCCTGCTCGCCAAGATCCTGCTGCACGCCGGCGACCCCCTGACGATCCGCCGCTTCGCCGATCGTTGATCCTCAGCCACTTTTTTCCAAGGTACTGTCATGGCCACTCCCGCCGACACTTCCACTCCGGCCGTCGCGCCGGACAACACGCGCAAGCGCAAGGCCTGGCTGCTGGCCCTGCTGCTGCTTCTGCTTGTCGCCGGGGCCGGCACCTGGGCCTGGTACAGCCTGGTCGGGCGCTGGCATGAAAGCACCGACGACGCCTATGTCAACGGCAACGTGGTGGCGATCACCCCGCTGGTGACCGGCACTGTCACCAGCATCGGCGCCGATGACGGCGACCTGGTGCAGGCCGGGCAGGTGTTGCTGCGGTTCGACCCGGCCGACAGCGAAGTCGCCTTGCAGGCGGCCGAGGCCAAGCTGGCGCGCACCGTGCGCCAGGTGCGCGGGCTGTACAGCAATGTCGATTCGCTCAAGGCGCAACTGGCCACCCGCCAGGCCGAGCTGCAAAAGGCCCGGCAGGACTACAACCGCCGGCGCATTCTCGCCGACAGTGGCGCCATCGCCGCCGAGGAAGTGTCCCATTCGCGCGAGGACCTGAGCGTGGCCGAGGCCGCCGTCAACAGTGCCCGCCAGCAACTGAACACCAGCACCGCCCTGGTCGACGACACCGTGGTCTCGTCGCACCCCGAAGTCATGGCCGCCGCCGCCGACCTGCGCCAGGCCTACCTGGACCATGCCCGTACCACCTTGGTGGCGCCGGTCACCGGCTATGTGGCCAAGCGCACCGTGCAATTGGGCCAGCGCCTGCAACCGGGCACCGCGACCATGGCGGTGATCCCGCTGGATGAGGTGTGGATCGACGCCAACTTCAAGGAAACCCAGCTGCGCGACATGCGTATCGGCCAATCGGTGCAGATCAGCGCCGACCTGTACGGCAGCGAGGTCGAGTACAACGGTACCGTCGACAGCCTCGGTGCCGGCACCGGTAGCGCCTTCGCCTTGCTGCCGGCGCAGAACGCCACCGGCAACTGGATCAAGATCGTCCAGCGCGTGCCGGTGCGCATCCACCTCGACCCCGAACAGCTCAAGGCGCACCCGCTGCGCATCGGCCTGTCCACCGTCGCCGAGGTCGACCTGCACGACCAGAGCGGCCCGGCCCTGGCCCAACAACCGCCGCAGCAGGCCAGCTACACCACCCAGGTGTATGACCGCCAGCTGGTCGAAGCCGACCAGCTGATCGCCCGCTTGATCCACGACAACAGCGCCACCGGCAAGACGGCCCAGCGATGAGCCAGCAGGCACCCGCGCAGTTCACCCCGCCAAGCCTGCTGCTGACCACCATCGGCCTGTCGCTGGCGACCTTCATGCAGGTGCTCGACACCACCATCGCCAACGTGGCGTTGCCGACCATCTCCGGCAACCTCGGCGTGAGCTCGGAGCAGGGCACCTGGGTGATCACCTCGTTCGCGGTGAGCAATGCCATTGCCTTGCCGCTGACCGGCTGGCTCAGTCGGCGCTTCGGCGAGGTCAAGCTGTTCATCTGGGCCACGCTGCTGTTCGTGCTGGCCTCGTTCCTGTGCGGCGTCGCCCAGTCGATGCCCGAGCTGGTGCTGTTTCGCGTATTGCAAGGGGTGGTGGCCGGGCCGTTGTACCCGATGACCCAGACCCTGCTGATCGCCGTGTATCCTCCGGCGAAACGGGGGATGGCCCTGGCATTGCTGGCGATGGTCACGGTGGTGGCGCCCATCGCCGGGCCGATCCTCGGTGGCTGGATCACCGACAGCTACAGCTGGCCGTGGATCTTCTTCATCAACATCCCGATCGGCCTGTTCGCCGCTGCTGTGGTGCGCCAGCAGATGCGCGCGCGGCCGGTGCTCACCAGCCGCCAGCCGATGGACTACATCGGCCTGCTGACCCTGATCGTCGGGGTCGGGGCGCTGCAGGTGGTGCTGGACAAGGGTAACGACCTGGACTGGTTCGAGTCCTCGTTCATCGTCATCGGCACGCTGATCTCGGTGGTGTTCCTGGCGGTCTTCGTGATCTGGGAACTGACCGATCGCCACCCGGTGGTCAACCTGCGCCTGTTCGTGCACCGCAACTTCCGTATTGGCACCCTGGTCCTGGTGGGCGGTTATGCCGGCTTCTTCGGCATCAACCTGATCCTGCCGCAGTGGCTGCAGACGCAGATGGGCTACACCGCGACCTGGGCGGGCCTGGCGGTGGCACCGATCGGCCTGCTGCCGGTGCTGATGTCGCCGTTCGTGGGCAAGTACGCGCACCGTTTCGACCTGCGCGTGCTGGCCGGGGTCGCCTTCCTGGCGATCGGCACCAGTTGCTACATGCGCGCTGGCTTCACCAACGAGGTGGACTTCCTGCATATCGCCCTGGTGCAGCTGTTCATGGGGATCGGCGTGGCGCTGTTCTTCATGCCGACCTTGAGCATTCTGCTCTCGGACCTGCCGCCGCAGCAGATCGCCGACGGTTCGGGGCTGGCGACCTTCCTGCGCACCTTGGGCGGCAGTTTCGCCGCCTCGCTGACCACCTGGATCTGGATCCGCCGGGCCGACCAGCACCATGCCTATCTGAGCGAGCACCTCAGCAGCTTCGACCCGGCCACCCGGCAGACCCTCGAGCAGCTGGGCGGCGCTGGGCCGC
The window above is part of the Pseudomonas muyukensis genome. Proteins encoded here:
- a CDS encoding ExbD/TolR family protein; the protein is MASVNNAHDDDTDAAVDSINITPLVDVLMVVLVMFILTATAQVSGIQVQLPKASASVSLAQPKTKAISINDAGQVFLDAYPVTLQELEDRLRSEKARNPDFPLIVRGDAGVQYQKVVEVLDLLRRLELAQVGLVTGKPNQG
- a CDS encoding TonB family protein, which encodes MHAKANPRRLLSWAVLAVAGVGLAWLLWQWANDMAGVRREAPKVPAIIPLPPPPPPPPPPPEPPKPPEPPVEEKLVEPQPVPEAEEVKPAEAAPDPAQDLADPMQMDGDAQAGSDSFNVGAGKGGGMAGAGGGGLGSGTYSQYLAYAFQRLLRDNPELRNLVFNLQAEIWLSAAGEITRVELLRGSGEPEVDAQVLAALRAARALDQRPPASLTLPVKIALQGRRP
- a CDS encoding putative porin; amino-acid sequence: MKCPVNRLTLALGLLAAATAVGPAVAHASPSENATVNLIRLLVEQGVLKQDKAAALIAQAEREAQQARAASSAPIVAQAPAANGEVRVQYVPAIVRQQIRDEIKAEVLNTAKQEQWAAPNSFPDWASRISFDGDLRLRGESRSYADSNSNEIVDFAKLNDKGPYDVNPNSSSSLPPLLNTREDRDSILRLRARFGLKAQLAEHWVAGIRIATGSNNNPVSTTQNLGGGFGKKDLWLDQGYVSWSPSERLTLTGGRIANPFMSTDILYSHDLNFDGLAAIFDQPLNRDLSVFGTVGAFPVQYSDDNATSNGFDKQDSDNKWLYGAQLGAKWAINEHNRLKGAAAYYRFDDIVGERSSPCAPWDGQPGCDTDETRPTFMQKGNTVFLLRDITPNPANPAATAQPQFVGIASQFELLDLNLVWDSDLPHDFKLRSQANYIHNLAYDEGEMRKRSAGQLANNVDENGNIKSGSDAWMFQFTLGNALDMRKAGDWNLFAGYKRIEPDALPDGFNDSSFHLGGTNAKGYFLGGNYGLADNVYATARWLSSEAVYGAPFDIDVLQLEVNTRF
- a CDS encoding DNA repair protein translates to MNKGAYRRRCTWLMLALGVSLAASVSADTLEERLRAQLRSTTQQLQALQSEQAQASAARQAAEQQRDAALGQVRELTAQLAKARGQSEQLAGQQQAVHSQAQALVASSNAQLHKYKQAYDELLGMARAEQSERAGLQAQLAERDGQVQQCQARNQQMYAVAKQMLAAYEKVDIADVVKMRQPFAGGARVRFEELAQAYGDKLYESQFDAPAGVTQ
- a CDS encoding YbjN domain-containing protein, encoding MTAVTLIETVSADSLTQLLQDAGCRVNRTEQNAVVQLLSASQGVGYAVRFGNRAVGKEGEFLDFTFSCALRIQGELPAGLAEHWNASRRFARLSVQGEFLVMEQDVVVADGVSQQHLLGSLVLWDRLLQELIVYLRDYSRNVADPQPAQVGADQEHAS
- a CDS encoding peptidylprolyl isomerase → MTARTFWASAGALAVVAVAVALALRPGDEPVAAARSASASLQASSDSGPALASLGQQKVGSGELKALIAQLPEDARANLRGDRPALEAWIRARLAEKALYQQAEAQGWLQRPEIQAQTRAATEQIVLRDYLNSVSQVPDDYPSEAELKQAYETGKAGLQLPVRYRLSQIFLRLENPRDDEALRKQAQALAKQAQAGDADFAALAREHSQDAGTAAKGGDTGLQALAQLLPEVRGVVPRLKVGAVSEPVQSAAGYHIIKLVEQQPARAATLEEVAPRLRQLLRAQRQEQVAKAYVEGMFDSATLSIDGAALNQVLESSR
- a CDS encoding LysR family transcriptional regulator; translation: MPVVRPQVPLALDEQTLNCFLVTARCGCFMQAARRLNLKPVALRKRLAALEARLGYSLFVNRNNNPVLSQQGERLLLVLQAREPAVPAKLPQEAGARVRLAVAEPLLQDLLGRNLINFVRQHAGMRLEVATLDGCQAPQPGADIALWLGDLQPASCTQGGAPEALATLDYLPHIAKRYAREANRPSSLSDLQDYMLVQWQGEVGVEALRPWQALLQSRSAGVTQIQDYEMYCQLIKCSASVGLLAHYAGHLDRGLLALPGLFGEPMRRRVWLAVNADTEGDPLVQVMVAAIRAAFDERREWFR
- the alkB gene encoding DNA oxidative demethylase AlkB, whose amino-acid sequence is MIQSDLDLFGTQPQRLASHTVLLPGFALAELEALLDALRPVLRAAPFRHMRTPGGQHMAVALTNCGALGWVSDAEGYRYSATDPLSGKPWPALPPMLLALAARAAALAGFEGFVADACLVNHYLPGTRLSLHQDRDEQDYGQPIVSISLGLPAVFLFGGMQRADRTQRIALNHGDVLVWGGEDRLRFHGVLPIKPGVHPRMGERRINLTLRKAG
- a CDS encoding MarR family winged helix-turn-helix transcriptional regulator, which translates into the protein MSHFTPENFQTCTIGMLLGRAALLKDRILDWHLEADGVTAAQFKVLIIVTQYQVDTPAELCRYLGLDSGSMTRMLDRLEHKGLILRHRCPDDRRQVRLALTADGQRLADRLPQVGAAAMNELVGVLEAQELKTLEGLLAKILLHAGDPLTIRRFADR
- a CDS encoding HlyD family secretion protein, coding for MATPADTSTPAVAPDNTRKRKAWLLALLLLLLVAGAGTWAWYSLVGRWHESTDDAYVNGNVVAITPLVTGTVTSIGADDGDLVQAGQVLLRFDPADSEVALQAAEAKLARTVRQVRGLYSNVDSLKAQLATRQAELQKARQDYNRRRILADSGAIAAEEVSHSREDLSVAEAAVNSARQQLNTSTALVDDTVVSSHPEVMAAAADLRQAYLDHARTTLVAPVTGYVAKRTVQLGQRLQPGTATMAVIPLDEVWIDANFKETQLRDMRIGQSVQISADLYGSEVEYNGTVDSLGAGTGSAFALLPAQNATGNWIKIVQRVPVRIHLDPEQLKAHPLRIGLSTVAEVDLHDQSGPALAQQPPQQASYTTQVYDRQLVEADQLIARLIHDNSATGKTAQR
- a CDS encoding DHA2 family efflux MFS transporter permease subunit; its protein translation is MSQQAPAQFTPPSLLLTTIGLSLATFMQVLDTTIANVALPTISGNLGVSSEQGTWVITSFAVSNAIALPLTGWLSRRFGEVKLFIWATLLFVLASFLCGVAQSMPELVLFRVLQGVVAGPLYPMTQTLLIAVYPPAKRGMALALLAMVTVVAPIAGPILGGWITDSYSWPWIFFINIPIGLFAAAVVRQQMRARPVLTSRQPMDYIGLLTLIVGVGALQVVLDKGNDLDWFESSFIVIGTLISVVFLAVFVIWELTDRHPVVNLRLFVHRNFRIGTLVLVGGYAGFFGINLILPQWLQTQMGYTATWAGLAVAPIGLLPVLMSPFVGKYAHRFDLRVLAGVAFLAIGTSCYMRAGFTNEVDFLHIALVQLFMGIGVALFFMPTLSILLSDLPPQQIADGSGLATFLRTLGGSFAASLTTWIWIRRADQHHAYLSEHLSSFDPATRQTLEQLGGAGPQGYAKLEQILNSQAYMMSTVDYFTLLTWVFAGLILLVWLAKPPFTAKAGPASAGH